A stretch of the Elephas maximus indicus isolate mEleMax1 chromosome 3, mEleMax1 primary haplotype, whole genome shotgun sequence genome encodes the following:
- the NGF gene encoding beta-nerve growth factor: MSMLFYTLITAFLIGIQAEPQAESNVPAGHAIPQAHWTKLQHSLDTALRRAHSTPAGVIAARVAGQTCNITVDPKLFKKRRLRSPRVLFSTQPPPVTIEAQDLDFEAGGAAPFNRTHRSKRSESSHPIFHRGEFSVCDSVSMWVGDKTTATDIKGKEVMVLKEVIINNVVYKQYFFETKCQNPNPVDNGCRGIDSKHWNSYCAPNYSFTRALTLDDRQTAWRFIRINTACVCVISRKTGRRA; encoded by the coding sequence ATGTCCATGTTGTTCTACACTCTGATTACAGCGTTTTTGATCGGCATACAGGCAGAACCACAGGCAGAGAGCAATGTCCCAGCAGGACACGCCATCCCCCAAGCCCACTGGACTAAACTTCAACATTCCCTTGATACAGCCCTCCGCAGAGCCCACAGCACCCCAGCTGGGGTGATAGCTGCAAGGGTGGCCGGGCAGACCTGCAACATCACCGTGGACCCCAAACTCTTTAAAAAGCGGCGGCTACGTTCACCCCGAGTGCTGTTTAGCACCCAGCCCCCACCTGTCACCATAGAGGCTCAGGACCTGGACTTTGAGGCTGGTGGTGCTGCCCCTTTCAACAGGACTCACAGGAGCAAACGATCCGAATCATCCCACCCCATTTTCCACAGGGGGGAGTTCTCCGTGTGTGACAGTGTCAGCATGTGGGTTGGCGATAAGACCACCGCCacggacatcaaaggcaaggaggtgatggtattgaaagaagtcaTCATTAACAATGTTGTGTACAAACAGTACTTTTTTGAGACCAAGTGCCAGAACCCCAATCCTGTAGACAATGGGTGCAGGGGCATTGACTCGAAGCACTGGAACTCCTATTGTGCCCCAAATTACTCCTTCACCAGGGCGCTGACCTTGGATGACAGGCAGACGGCCTGGCGGTTTATCCGGATCAACacggcctgtgtgtgtgtgatcagCAGGAAGACTGGGAGAAGAGCCTGA